The genome window GACCATGATGAAAAAGAAGCCCCTTTCTCTATTATAGGATTGGAGAGCAAGGATGAGATTTATTTCAAAATCAATGTTGCAGGCGTAGAAAGGCAGGTTACCTTACATGGGATTATTGACAGGGTAGATCAGAAAAATGGGGTAACGCGGGTTGTCGATTATAAAACAGGTCGTGATGAGCTTCAATATAGTTCGCTGGAGGAGATTTTTGATGCGGAAACCGATAAACAGAATAAGGCATTGATCCAAACTCTTTTTTATACCTATGTGTATGAACAGTCCAGAGGGATAACGGATATGGAGCCTAATTTATACCTGATCCGCAAGATGAGAAAAGAAGGGACATTGTTTAGTTTTTCTGAAGGAAGAGGGAAGAAGTTGCAGCTGCAAGCCGAATATTTAGCGGACCTGAAAAAAGATTTTAGCCGTTTGCTACGGGAGAAACTGGAGGAATTATTTAACCCGGAAATCCCTTTTATACATACTACACTAGCCGATAATTGTACATATTGTCCTTATTTGTCCCTTTGCGGCAAGTAGGGCAACAATAGCGTTAATAATAATCGCTTTGTAATGTAATTAAAACAAACTTTATTATTACGTTACAATAGTTATATTTGCCGGCAGTTAACATTTGAATATACAATGAGAGAGATTCAATTTAGAGAAGCTTTGCGTGAAGCTTTGAGCGAAGAAATGCGTAAGAATGAAAACGTATTCTTAATGGGCGAAGAAGTTGCGCAATACAATGGTGCATACAAAGTAAGTCAGGGAATGCTTGATGAGTTTGGTGACAAACGTATCATCGATACCCCAATTGCTGAGCTTGGTTTTACCGGTATCGGTATTGGTGCTGCAATGAATGGGTTAATTCCAGTCATAGAATTTATGACATTCAACTTCTCCCTGGTTGCAATCGATCAGATTATAAACGGAGCTGCAAAAATGTTATCCATGAGCGGTGGTCAGTTTTCTATTCCAATCGTATTCCGTGGCCCAACAGGTAATGCAGGTCAGTTAGGTGCACAACACTCTCAGAATTTTGAGAACTGGTATGCAAACTGTCCAGGTTTGAAGGTTGTTATTCCTTCAACTCCTTACGAAGCTAAAGGTTTATTAAAACAAGCTATCATTGATCCGGATCCGGTTATTTTCATGGAATCTGAGGTGATGTATGGTGATAAAGGTGAAGTTCCTGAAGAGGAGTATTACCTGCCAATTGGAAAAGCAAGAATCGTTCAGGAAGGTACTGATGTAACTATCGTTACTTTTGGTAAAATGCTGACACGTGTTGTAAATCCAGCTGTAGAAGAATTAACTAAAGAAGGAATCAGTGTTGAAGTTATCGATTTACGTACCGTACGTCCTATCGACTACCCTGCAATCATTGAGTCTGTTAAGAAAACAAACCGCCTTGTAATTGTAGAAGAAGCATGGCCATTAGCTTCAATTTCTTCTGAAATTGCTTTTAACGTACAAAAAAATGCATTTGATCATTTAGATGCACCAGTTTTACGTATTACTTGTGCTGATGTACCATTACCATATGCACCAACTTTAATCGCTGCCAGCTTACCAAATGCTGAACGTGTAATTAAAGCAGTGAAAGAAGTAATGTACGTAACAAAATAAGTTATTAAGAACTGTTGATATATAATCCCGCTGGCTAACCCCATGCGGGATTTTTTGTTTTTTACCTTTGCCCGGAAGAAATTTAAATTCACAGAAACTGACTTACCGATAAGCTGTTTCTTAAAACATCACCCAATATTTTAACATGAATAATCACTCAAAGATTATTGCTGCGGAATTAGCAGTCTCAGAAAAACAGGTTATTGCAACTATTGAATTATTAGATGAAGGAGCGACTGTACCTTTTATTTCCCGTTACCGTAAAGAAGTGACCGGAAGTTTAGATGAGGTGCAGGTGGCTGCGGTTCGTGACCGTTTCCAGCAATTGCGTGAATTAGACAAAAGACGCGAAGCTATTCTGAAAGCGCTGGCCACGCTTGGTAAATTAACACCAGAGCTTGAAGCGCAGCTGAATGTGGCTGAAAATATCACAACTATTGAAGATATCTACCTTCCTTACAAACCAAAAAGGAAAACAAGAGCTTCTGAAGCCAGACGTAAAGGTTTGGAGCCTTTAGCCCTGCTGATTTTTGAACAGGGGAAATTAAATCCTGATGAAGAAGCAACCAAATATCTGAATACAGAGCTTGGTGTCGTGAATACGGAGGAAGCTCTGGCAGGTGCAAGGGATATTATTGCGGAAATGATCAATGAGAATGCAGAAGTGCGTACAGACATGCGTCAGTATTTTCAGCAGAAAGCGATCATGAAGTCTTCGGTAATTAAAGGAAAAGAAGAAGAAGGGATAAAATATAAAGACTATTTCGAATGGGAAGAATCCGTAAAATCGGCACCTTCTCACCGTGTCTTAGCCATGAGACGCGGAGAAAATGAATCTATCTTAAAAGTTGAAGCCATGCCTGAAGAGGATGGTGCGATAGCAATTTTAGAAAAACAGGTTATTCAGGGAAATGGTGCTGCTTCTAAACAAGTAGAATTGGCTTTACATGACTGTTATAAACGTTTGTTAGGCCCGGCGATGGAAACAGAACTTCGTTTGTTAGCTAAACAAAAAGCTGATGAAGAAGCAATCCGTGTATTTGCTGAAAATGCAAGACAATTATTACTGGCTGCACCAATGGGTCAGAAAAATGTACTGGCAGTTGATCCGGGTTTCCGTACAGGTTGCAAAGTGGTCTGCCTGGACAGACAAGGTAAATTATTAGAGAATACAACAATCTATCCGCATACCGGACAGGGAAATATTAAAAATGCTGCGGATACAATCCAAAAACTTTGTATTAAACATGAAGTGGAGGCTATTGCGATTGGAAATGGTACCGCAGGAAGAGAAACGGAAACTTTTATCAGAGGATTAAATCTTCCTGGTGTCTTAGTCGTGATGGTGAATGAAAACGGTGCTTCTATTTATTCTGCATCAGAAGTTGCCCGCGAAGAATTCCCGACTCAGGATATTACCATTCGTGGCGCTGTTTCTATTGGCCGCAGGTTAATGGATCCTTTGGCTGAACTGGTTAAAATCGATCCTAAATCTATTGGTGTTGGGCAATATCAGCATGATGTAGATCAGACTAAGCTTCAGCAATCGCTCGATGATACGGTTATGAGCTGCGTGAATGCAGTTGGTGTAGAATTAAATACAGCTTCTAAGCAAGTTTTAGCTTATGTTTCTGGCTTAGGGCCACAACTGGCTCAAAACATTGTGAGTTATAGAAATGAGCATGGCGCGTTTAAAAACCGCGAGAGTTTAAAGAAAGTTCCACGTTTAGGGGATAAGGCTTATGAGCAGGCAGCTGGTTTCTTAAGGATCAGAGATGCAGCTATGGTGCTGGACGCAAGTGGCGTTCACCCGGAACGTTATGCTTTGGTGAATCAGATGGCCAAAGATTTAGGTCATTCTGTGGATGAACTTTTAAAAGATGTAAAACTTCAAAAGCAGATTAAATTACAGCAATATGTTAGTGACAATGTGGGTTTACCTACATTAAATGATATTATGAAGGAATTAGCTAAACCAGGAAGAGATCCAAGGGAAGCTTTTGAAGCATTCAGTTTCACCGAAGGTGTGAATGAGATTAATGATTTAAAGGTAGGCATGAAGTTATCGGGTATTGTAACGAACATTACCAATTTCGGTGCTTTTGTAGATATAGGGGTGCATCAGGATGGTTTGGTACATACCAGTCAGCTGGCAGATAAATTTGTAGCTAACCCGAATGATATCGTTAAAGTAAGTCAGAAGGTAGAAGTAACCGTGAAAGAGATTGATGTGGTTCGTAAGCGTATTTCACTGTCTATGAAAAGTGAAAATGCACCAAAACCTGCTGCACGTGCTAAAGTAGAGCGGCCTGCTGTGCAGAGAAAGCCTGAAAATAACAGACCTCAACATAACAGGCCAAAGCCTCAGCAAGCAAAAGCACAACCAGAAGGTGATTTGCAAACGAAGCTGGAAGCTTTGAAAAATAAATTTAAATAGTATAGCGTTTTTATAACCAGGTTTCCTGTAAGTGGCGCCATCTTATTTTACCCTCCCCATCAGCAATGAATAACGCACTGGATCTGCGGTTATTTATCGTTGATGGGGTTTTTTGCATTTCATGATAGACGATGATAGCTATATTGTCTGCCGAATAACTCACGATGAACTGATCTGCTACAGCAGAAAACCCTTGTTTAGTACCAAATACTTTGGGTAACCAGGCCGCCAGATCCTCATGACTTTTAACAGAACCGTCTGGTGCAACCATTATAAAGTCCTGATGTAGTCTTCCTAATACGTCATTAATATTTTCCCTGTTGGTTTCCCCTCTAAACCATAAAGTAATTGCCTGGTTGAAATCGTGAACTTGCTGTTGTGCTGATCGTGTAATATCCATATTTTAATTTTTTAAGGGTAATTTGTTGAGTTTGATAGTTAAAAAGAAAGCAATGATGAAAATGGAGAGCAGACAACCTATTGCAATTGCGAAGGCTATTTTAAAAGATTGAACGCCGGAGTTGTTATTTAATAAGGAGAAAAAGATAGTTCCGATGAGCGCAACACCAATCGCACTGCCCATTTGTATCGCAGTACTTACTATGCCAGCTGCCATCCCGGCTTTTTCAGGGTTAACCGGAGCTAGCGTAATCCTGACGAGTGCCGGTAATACAATGCCATGTCCCATACCGGCAATCATTAAGCCTGTATATAGTAAAAATTCGGGGGCAGGATAATATATAGTAGCTATAATCACCATTGCATAGCCTGTTGATAATAGCCCCAATGCAAGTAATACAACCGATGAACCTAGCTTTCCCGTGAGCATTGCACTGGTTAAAGGGCCAATAAAAAATCCTGCTGCATAAGGCAGTACGGCTAATCCGGCAGAAAGGACATCCCAATGAAGACCACTTTGTAAATAATACGGGTAGATCATAAAAAATGCTGCGGTACTGTTAAAGAAGAAAATAATGATTGCCCCGGTCACGAAATGCATATTGCGGAACATATTCAGGTCAATTAAAGGATCTTTGCCTTTGACCACTGTCTGTTTTTCGAGTTTAATAAATGTGATTAATACAGGAATTGCAGCTGCGAAGCATAAAAATATCCATAATGGCCAGCCTTCTTCTCTTCCTTTGATGAGTGGATAGATGATTAAGAACAAGGCGAGAGAAAGAAAAATTATCCCGGAAATGTCCAGTTTGGGTTGTTTTGCTGGTTTATTTTCTGGTAAAACGAAAAATGCAAAGACAATAGTCAGTAATCCGATAGGAATATTGAGCATAAAAACTGACTCCCAGGTGAATCCAAAAGGATGAATTTTTAGGAGTACGCCACCCAGGAGCTGGCCGGCAATAGAAGCCAGGCCGAAAGTCGCCCCAAAGAAACCCATTGCTTTAGGTTGTTCTTTTGCGGGAAAAATAATTCTGATGGAAGATAGAACTTGTGGGGCAAGCAGGGCCGCGGCTAATCCCTGTATAACTCTTGCACCAATTAACAGTTCGATATTTGGGGCAAAACCACAAATAGCAGAGGAACTGGTGAATAGAAGCATCCCGATTATAAACATACGCTTTCTTCCATAAATATCGCCGAGCCTGCCTCCTGTTACTACTAATACGGCATAAGTTGCGCCATAAGCGATGATGACAAATTGTAATTGACTCGCTGTAGCATGGAGCACATCTTTAATAGCAGGTAGTGCAACATTGACGATAAAAAAATCGAGTGGGGACAGAAATGCACCCATGAGCAGTACAAACAAGGCAAGCCATCTTTGGGTATAAGGCGAGGATGTATGAGTTAATAAGGTATCCGTTGTTGCTTTTTGCATGGGTAATTTTTTTATGCTGCAAAGAAACGCCGCCTGGGTAAGAGTTGAATTGTATTTTAAGAGGCTTGTCTTGTATCTTTACAGGATGGTAACACAGGATATCAGAACCCTTTTTGAAATTTCGATTCTGGAAAAAGAAATTGGTATGACCAGAATGGATCAGCTTAATTATTTTCAGCTGATCTATATTCAACAAGGGAAAGGGAGCCATATTGTAAATGGGAATAGTTATTTGTATCAAAGTGGAAAGCTGTTTTTTCTGGCTCCTGAAGATTCGCACGCTTTTAACGTAGAAAGTCCGACACGTTTTGTACATATCCGTTTTTCAGAAGTCTCCTTTTTTAAACTTCAGGCTGAGGCCGGACAGCTGGATTATTGTGACTGGATGAAAAAAATAGGTTATATCTTTCATAATTATCATGCAAAGGCTGGTTGTCTGTTTAAAAATGAGCAGGATGAAGTATTTGGCTTGACCTTAATAGAAGGAATTATACGGGAGCATGAGCAAAAAGAAATTGGTTCTTTAGCAATCATTCGTCAGTCCGTCTCTATTCTGATCAATTTAATTGCACGTAATATTATCCGGACTGAGCCTGATGAGAGATTAGAACGTGAAAGTGAGTCGGCCGTGATGAAGATTATCGCTTATTTACAGCAGCACATTTATGAACCAGAAAGTTTAAAAATGCAGGTTATTGCGGATGAATTTCATCTTTCTGTGAATTATCTGGGAGAGTATTTTAAAAAGCGTACTGGGGAGAGTATTCAGGAGTATGTGATTAATTATAAATTGAAATTGGTAGATACACGGCTTGTGTACAGTAATAAACGTGTGAAAGAGATTGCACAAGAACTGAATTTTACTGACGAGAGTCATTTATCCAGAATATTTAAGAAATATAGAGGTATAACACCTGGTGCTTACAGGAGAAAACATAAAGCGGTTGAAATTTAGCAGAGTTGCTATTGAACAACCCTGCTAAATTTTTAATTATGGTTATAATCTTGCTGTTATAGTTTTTACTGGGTTTCCTCTTGCCAAAGCAGTATGATTTTGCCATTGTAATTGCTGCTGATCGACAAGCTGCCTGGTTTGCCATGAAATAACTTTGTTTTCCAGTCTTTCAAGGCAAATTTTTTTGTTTTGTAACTGTGAACGTGTATCCATGACCAATACTTGCAGACCAGAGGGTTTATGTATTGCTCTGACCGCAGTTTCTACTTTATTTACATTTTGCCCGCCCGGGCCTGACGCTCTGAGTGTTTCTATTACTATTTCTTTAGGGTTCCATTTTAATTTCTCCTGATTTTCATAGATCTCTACACCAATGAACCAGTTTTTCCGTTTATTGTATCTGCGATATGGGCTTTGTGCAATCCAGAGAATTGATCCTTGCCATTCTTTGATAAATGCAGTTAAATCTTCGCCTCTTGCCAGTAGTAAGGCAGAGCGCAAAGTTCCGTTGAGTTCTCCTTTAATATTTTCAAGCACTTCAATCTGTATTTTTAATTGCCTGGCTCGCTTAATTAGCATTTCCTGCACTTTTGCTACGACTCTACAGCATTCCTCAGGACCTTGTCCTGAGGTGATTTGTATACTGATGCTTTTCATTAATCTTTATTCATTCTAACTATTTTTGGTAAAAATTTACCTTGTACCTCAATGAGGTCTTTTTGTGCCGCGATTACCTTTTCTATGTCTTTATAAGCCATAGGGCTTTCCTCCACGCTTCCGCCGATTAAAGTGACACCTGCGTTGTTCAGCAATTTTTTAAGCGCTGATGCAGTCATGTTTTGTTTCGCTTTTGTCCGGCTCATTGCACGGCCAGCACCATGTGATGCTGAATTAAGTGATAATTCTGCTCCTTTTCCTGCTATCAGGTAGGCTGGCGCGGTCATGCTGCCAGGAATAATTCCCATTTCTCCCTGGTGTGCAGGTGTTGCTCCTTTACGATGAACAATCATTTCATTCCCGTTTGCTGATTTTTCTTTCCAGGCGAAGTTGTGGTGATTTTCAATGTTTGTTAAAGTTTGTAATCCGAGGGACTTTAACAGTGTCTGATGTATGGTGTCATGACACGCTTTAGCATATTCACCTGCCAGATTCATGCTGATCCAGTATTCCTGCCCGGCTTCTGTGGCTAAGTCCAGCCATGCAAGCTTTTGTACTTCTCTTGGAAGTCTGCATCTTTCTACTGCAATTTGGGTATAATGACCTGCTATATTAGCGCCCAGGCCCCGGCTGCCAGAGTGTGAGAGTAAGGCCATGTACTTTTTTGCAGGTAGCTTCATGGAGTTATTTTCGAATAATTCAATTTCTCCAAATTCTACGAAATGATTTCCACTGCCTGAGGTGCCCAGCTGTCTGGCTGCTTTTCCTTGCATGCGCCTCAAAAATTCTGTTTCATTGAATACCGGACTATCAAGGATTTCATGATAAGGCTGAATATCCAGCGAACCTTCCATCCCAAAATGAGTATGATTTTTAAGAGCCTGTTTAATCTGGTGACTATAGCGCATAAAGAAGCTGGCACTTTCATCTATAATAGAAAGGGACATACGGCAGCCGATGTCTACGCCAACTGCATAAGGTATAACTGCATTATGAGTAGCTATTACACCGCCAATAGGTAATCCATAACCGGTGTGAGCATCTGGCATCAGTGCTCCTTGTATGGCTACAGGAAGCGACATCGCAAGTTCCATTTGTTTTTTAGCACCAGTGTCTATTTCTTTTGTACCGTAAACTTTATAGGGGCCAGGCTGTGCTGAAAGTGAAAATGCTTCAAAATCACGGGATTTGGTTTTTCCTGTTAATGTTTCGGCAATCTTGCCGAGATGTTTATGGTCAAGGTAGTTTTCAGGGTTATTTATGATTTGAGTTAATAATTCAGTGATTTCGGTAGTGGTATGGTGTTTATAGTGTTTGGAGATGGTATTGATAACCAGGCTTCTTGCTTGATCATTAGTATAACCCATTTTACTGAGTTCTTTTGTTTTTAAATTGCTCATCGCGTTTTAAATTGTTGCTTGTTGCCGGAAAAAGAGGAATGAAGATTCCTGATTTTAAAGCTTAAATATTGATATGAGTTGAATTTTCCTGTTGATACAAGGTGAAATTCAAATTTATCCTGTAAAGGGGGCCCCTTTTAGAAATGCTATGAATTACCTGAATCTGAGGCAGACGAATT of Pedobacter cryoconitis contains these proteins:
- a CDS encoding helix-turn-helix domain-containing protein, which codes for MVTQDIRTLFEISILEKEIGMTRMDQLNYFQLIYIQQGKGSHIVNGNSYLYQSGKLFFLAPEDSHAFNVESPTRFVHIRFSEVSFFKLQAEAGQLDYCDWMKKIGYIFHNYHAKAGCLFKNEQDEVFGLTLIEGIIREHEQKEIGSLAIIRQSVSILINLIARNIIRTEPDERLERESESAVMKIIAYLQQHIYEPESLKMQVIADEFHLSVNYLGEYFKKRTGESIQEYVINYKLKLVDTRLVYSNKRVKEIAQELNFTDESHLSRIFKKYRGITPGAYRRKHKAVEI
- a CDS encoding MFS transporter, whose translation is MQKATTDTLLTHTSSPYTQRWLALFVLLMGAFLSPLDFFIVNVALPAIKDVLHATASQLQFVIIAYGATYAVLVVTGGRLGDIYGRKRMFIIGMLLFTSSSAICGFAPNIELLIGARVIQGLAAALLAPQVLSSIRIIFPAKEQPKAMGFFGATFGLASIAGQLLGGVLLKIHPFGFTWESVFMLNIPIGLLTIVFAFFVLPENKPAKQPKLDISGIIFLSLALFLIIYPLIKGREEGWPLWIFLCFAAAIPVLITFIKLEKQTVVKGKDPLIDLNMFRNMHFVTGAIIIFFFNSTAAFFMIYPYYLQSGLHWDVLSAGLAVLPYAAGFFIGPLTSAMLTGKLGSSVVLLALGLLSTGYAMVIIATIYYPAPEFLLYTGLMIAGMGHGIVLPALVRITLAPVNPEKAGMAAGIVSTAIQMGSAIGVALIGTIFFSLLNNNSGVQSFKIAFAIAIGCLLSIFIIAFFLTIKLNKLPLKN
- a CDS encoding RtcB family protein; translated protein: MSNLKTKELSKMGYTNDQARSLVINTISKHYKHHTTTEITELLTQIINNPENYLDHKHLGKIAETLTGKTKSRDFEAFSLSAQPGPYKVYGTKEIDTGAKKQMELAMSLPVAIQGALMPDAHTGYGLPIGGVIATHNAVIPYAVGVDIGCRMSLSIIDESASFFMRYSHQIKQALKNHTHFGMEGSLDIQPYHEILDSPVFNETEFLRRMQGKAARQLGTSGSGNHFVEFGEIELFENNSMKLPAKKYMALLSHSGSRGLGANIAGHYTQIAVERCRLPREVQKLAWLDLATEAGQEYWISMNLAGEYAKACHDTIHQTLLKSLGLQTLTNIENHHNFAWKEKSANGNEMIVHRKGATPAHQGEMGIIPGSMTAPAYLIAGKGAELSLNSASHGAGRAMSRTKAKQNMTASALKKLLNNAGVTLIGGSVEESPMAYKDIEKVIAAQKDLIEVQGKFLPKIVRMNKD
- the prfH gene encoding peptide chain release factor H, translating into MKSISIQITSGQGPEECCRVVAKVQEMLIKRARQLKIQIEVLENIKGELNGTLRSALLLARGEDLTAFIKEWQGSILWIAQSPYRRYNKRKNWFIGVEIYENQEKLKWNPKEIVIETLRASGPGGQNVNKVETAVRAIHKPSGLQVLVMDTRSQLQNKKICLERLENKVISWQTRQLVDQQQLQWQNHTALARGNPVKTITARL
- a CDS encoding pyruvate dehydrogenase complex E1 component subunit beta, translating into MREIQFREALREALSEEMRKNENVFLMGEEVAQYNGAYKVSQGMLDEFGDKRIIDTPIAELGFTGIGIGAAMNGLIPVIEFMTFNFSLVAIDQIINGAAKMLSMSGGQFSIPIVFRGPTGNAGQLGAQHSQNFENWYANCPGLKVVIPSTPYEAKGLLKQAIIDPDPVIFMESEVMYGDKGEVPEEEYYLPIGKARIVQEGTDVTIVTFGKMLTRVVNPAVEELTKEGISVEVIDLRTVRPIDYPAIIESVKKTNRLVIVEEAWPLASISSEIAFNVQKNAFDHLDAPVLRITCADVPLPYAPTLIAASLPNAERVIKAVKEVMYVTK
- a CDS encoding Tex family protein, with product MNNHSKIIAAELAVSEKQVIATIELLDEGATVPFISRYRKEVTGSLDEVQVAAVRDRFQQLRELDKRREAILKALATLGKLTPELEAQLNVAENITTIEDIYLPYKPKRKTRASEARRKGLEPLALLIFEQGKLNPDEEATKYLNTELGVVNTEEALAGARDIIAEMINENAEVRTDMRQYFQQKAIMKSSVIKGKEEEGIKYKDYFEWEESVKSAPSHRVLAMRRGENESILKVEAMPEEDGAIAILEKQVIQGNGAASKQVELALHDCYKRLLGPAMETELRLLAKQKADEEAIRVFAENARQLLLAAPMGQKNVLAVDPGFRTGCKVVCLDRQGKLLENTTIYPHTGQGNIKNAADTIQKLCIKHEVEAIAIGNGTAGRETETFIRGLNLPGVLVVMVNENGASIYSASEVAREEFPTQDITIRGAVSIGRRLMDPLAELVKIDPKSIGVGQYQHDVDQTKLQQSLDDTVMSCVNAVGVELNTASKQVLAYVSGLGPQLAQNIVSYRNEHGAFKNRESLKKVPRLGDKAYEQAAGFLRIRDAAMVLDASGVHPERYALVNQMAKDLGHSVDELLKDVKLQKQIKLQQYVSDNVGLPTLNDIMKELAKPGRDPREAFEAFSFTEGVNEINDLKVGMKLSGIVTNITNFGAFVDIGVHQDGLVHTSQLADKFVANPNDIVKVSQKVEVTVKEIDVVRKRISLSMKSENAPKPAARAKVERPAVQRKPENNRPQHNRPKPQQAKAQPEGDLQTKLEALKNKFK